In the Triticum aestivum cultivar Chinese Spring chromosome 2B, IWGSC CS RefSeq v2.1, whole genome shotgun sequence genome, CAGAAAACACATTTACTGGCTTGTTATGTTTTCAATTTCATTCCATAATATCTCCAATTCTTCCATTTTCTTCCTAGCCTCCTACAGTACATTGCTAGATGTACTCTTCTACATCAGGACTGTTAACCCATTTTAATTAGGTGTTGGACATGATTACAATTAGCCATCAAATAGTGCAACTCAATGGTCTGCTGTTGTTTTCTTTGACACAAAAATGAGTCTCTGGGATAAGTATAACACAGTTTCCTTCGGGACCAACTATTAATTACTTTTGCAACTTGCAAACAAAATAGAAATGAATTATGCTACCTGTTTCCTTGTGTAGGTCCACCCGGTGGAGCAGAATGGCCTGACCGCCATCAGATAATAAAGGGGATCTGTAATGGTTTAGATTACATTCACAGCAAAGGGTTTATTCATTTGGACTTGAAACCCGACAATATACTGTTGGACAAGGGCATGGTACCGAAGATCGCAGATTTTGGTATCTCACGGTTCTTTGATGATGAAAACACGTCCAGTACCCTCAGCTTTGTTGGAACAAGGTAAGCTAACTATCCTAAGAGAATATTGATGCTAATTATTCCTTCTATTAATGCTCTACATGGTATTATCGTTATTGTCGTGGTTACAGGGGATACACGGCCCCAGAGTACATCGACGATGGCCTTGTGTCAAACAAGGCTGACATATACAGTCTTGGGACTGTAATATTTGAACTTCTGACAGATTTTAAAGGCCCTAAGCTTTACCAAAAGGCACAAGAGGACAATGAAAGTTTCGTACAACAGGTCAGTTAGAAGCATTGGCATGTTGTGCCTTGGAATTCAAAAGAGTTTTTAATGTGACAAATACTTACTATTGTGTATAAAATTGTAGTAAGTTATTTTGGCCAGCATGTTTGCTGACATTGCTATTTCCATCAAATAAACATTATATTGCTGGTAAAATGAATATAAAAGTTACCACGTCACAAACCAACGAATATATGGGTTTAATTATTATGGTTGTCTCCCCACGAAGGAAAAAAAGTAGATTGTTGCAAGGAAAACTATTAGAATTTCTCGAAAAAAAAAACTACTAGAATAGTTTCCCGCACATAATTGTGTATACccttaggagggggggggggggtacaatcATGTAGTTGTGGTAGACCCATGGACGGTATGTGAAATTAATTAGGTGGAGATTTTGTCATACTGTTCACTATAAAAACATTAGGTTTTTCATATAAGTTCTCATATGTATGGTTTTCTTCATATAAAAAGAACGATGGAATTCTTCAACTTCCATGGTTTAAAAATTCGTTGACATTTTCGAATTTTCTCTTacgatactccctccgtccggaattacttgttgcagaaatggatgtatcaagACTTATTTTAACTATAGATGCATCCATTTCTATCCATTTCCGTGACAAGGTTTTCGGATGGTGGGAGTAGTACTTGCACGAAAATTTTGTGCCGAAATTTAACAGCGTTTGCACGAaaataacaattttttttattttggcgtATTGCGGTGCGGACAAGCATGTTTCATTTCCAAAATTTAAAGCCTTGCTGGTATGTTTTTTCACATTACGCTAACTATGCCTTTCCAACTTAAAGGAATTAGAAAAGTGGACTGAGGCATTGAGAAGAACTCACCAAGGGTGTGCACTTGAGTTTGCTACCAAAGAGGTGGAAACATGCCTTAGGATTGCATTGAACTGTAAGGACCACAATCGGCATCGCAGGCGTACGGCAAAGCAAATATCACAAATTCTTGATCTGGTAAGAAGCTTGTAATTTTCAGAATTACAAAACTGATAGCTGTTGCCGGACCTCTGTCCACCTGTCTGACTGACGAAGAGAGTGACAAGGAGGTGCTCCACCTTTTGCCCTTACCAGCAGGCAGCCTGCGGTTGAGACCAACAATGACATTCTCAAAGTCTCAAACCGGGCATCTTTTGTTCCTTCCCTTCTTGAAATACCTCAGTTTATTCTTGCGTAGATTTGCCTGTCCTGACTCCTTCGGTAGATGAAGTTGCATGTTTCTTAGAAATAGCATTAAATGTATATAACCCTTATTTTTCAATAGAAGCGCAATTCATTATTTTACTGGTGATAATTATAATGTTGTACTCTAACATCATGCAGACCTTGGACCCATATATTCTGGACCCAGATAAACCTGAGGTGATTTAGTGCTTGTAGGAAATGACATCCTCAATGTTCATCCTCAATTTTCAACAGTGGTTTGCTTTTGCAAAAAGTTGTTAAATTGACAGGTTATGACATCCTCAATGTTCATTTTATGCAGGAAGCTGTGCATGTAGAGAACTTCAGTTCACTGCAAGACATGGATTTGCATCCAAGTCAACCTTGGTAAGTGCGAATTAGCTCTGTTTGATTTTGTACACGCACATCAGTTTTGCCCCCCGCGTTTAAATCAAAATGAACATCGGTATCATGAGTTCAGCAACTAcaccctctgtcccaaaatataagaacgtttttaacactagtgtagtgttaaaatcgttcttatattatgggacggagggagtattttacaaGCTTACAAGACATAATGGAAAAAAAACACTAATACAGCTAAGAGTGTAGAAAGCAAAACCATAGTCTAAACCAAATCATCAACTTAATTATTACCGAGCTAAAATGAAAAACAGGGACAAAAATCATCAACCACTACAGCTCCACACTGAGCTTCTTTGGCGCTCAGGGGCATGGTGACCATATTCCCATCGATGACAGCCTGCTCATGGGCGTCTTGACCAGCCACACATGCTCTATTGGAAAAGATGACAACTTAGATATGTGCGACCTGAGGCAGCTTCTCAAAAGCACACCACTGTTGCCCGTTAGTTATAGATGAGAATTAAATTATCTTGAAATCTTAATAAAGCACGGACAAATCTTGAGACAGCATGCAACGGTCAGCATGGCTCCTAGTAAATACAAGCCCGAATTTTATTTCAATCCAGGTTTTTAATGCAATATAATGTTGACTAAGTTAGTTTAAAATTATTTCAAAACATAGTTACTGTTAACAATGTTCATTTTTTCCATTGTCATAAGTTGAGCCAAAAATATGTTGACGAATAGCCACTTGTATGATGCAGGATTCTGTTAAGTCTCTTGTCCGGGTACATTGTAATGTTAAACTACGACACCAAGGCAAGTTACTGTTTATTGTGAATAAACAGAGGCACCATTATTTAAGTCATTATTTAAGTTATGAATTTCTTCGCAGGTAACTCTGGCACCGTTTAAACTGAGCGACAAGCCAGGCATGTTTACTCCGTCCACCGCTTACGACCTTTCGATTCATGTTACCTTTGCAGCATTGTAACCAATCACAGTACACGCCTGTTTGTTGCCTCTGCATGCAGTTCATTCAGCTAAATTTGTGGAAGGGAACCGCGATTGGAATATTGTGGCCGGTGACGATCATGGGGTCCTGTATGTGTGCAACTTCGATTGGATTGAAGAGGGGCTCGTGAAGGTTAAAACTGTCGTTGCTAGTGAGGGTAAGGGTATCATATCTCTGGCAGTCAATCCATCCCAGCGTTATGTGTTACTATCTACTGGATCCACCATTATGATCCGGAACACAGAGGACTGGACGTGTATGTATGAAGGGCCAAGCTACTTCAGAACAGTGACTCATGCCTCTTTTAACACTGACAAGGATGAATCATTTGGTGTTGGTTTCTGTGATGGATCAGTAAAGGTATTTGCAGATACAGCAAGGAAATGTGTTACATATATCTCCTATCATCATGGTTTTCCCACGTACCTAACAAAGGTATATGTACATTTCTATGTACACAGCTGTGGAGTCATGATCCTCTGACAGCTTCAGCAGGCAATCAGGAGCCTTACGTTGTGGTGCGTGGTCATTCAGAGCAAGTATGCTCAGTCGATTACTTCATCGGCAATTCTGAAGGACTTCACTCTCCTGCAAGGTTTCTAGTTACTGGATCTATGGATAAGACTGCCAAGGTATGTACACAAAGAACTAGGGCTTGTATACTCAGAACGATTGGTGTATGACGTGTAATAAAATTAATGTTGGATGAATCAAATAGGTGTGGAAGTACGATGATAAGCCCAAGGATTATCTTGGGGTTGCATCTGTTACAGAACCAGAAGCCACGCTTAAACATGCCGGCGGTGTAACTGCGACCTGCTATGTCCCCGAGTTGAAAATCATATTAAGTGGAACAGATAACGGAGTTGTCACGGTGTGGTGCGCAGTAACATACAGGTACACACTAACTGTTGTGTCGTACTAACAGTTAAGTTTGCTCCTCTGACCAATTTTATGTGTACCTTCCGTATAATATCATACCCATTAGGATACCTTCCGGGCACATAAATTGTTTCTCACTCACTAAATAGTTTGCATTTTTCTGAATGGTCTTTTGATAACTTTTTAATTGTAAAAGTTGGTATGCAAAACTGCATTGTCATCATAATCTACCAATATACCTAACCTAACGTCAGTCTTATGGAGAACACTCTCACTTTCTTTGAGTTTCTCTTATTAGTTCCATCTTTCAGTTCCAATTTTGTTCTTCCAAAATGGATGGAGTGCCTCTGGCCTCCACATCGCGTGGTTGATGCACACAGCCACTATCTCAGAATTTAGcaatatatttgagttctttctATACTAGTAATATCGCAAAAACATAAGCATATTTGCAATATAGCAAATATTGTTATTATCGGAATGCATGCTCTCCAAGAATAAACATGGTCCCTCTTATCTTCCCTTTTCACATGATTTGTAGGAGTATATTTGAGCCATTTATTTTATTAAGTAGTGGGTCTGAgtaactcttaccttcttaccaCCCATGTGGAAAGAGATGGACCATGTTAAATTGCTGATAGGGGAAGAGCATCTTCCACAGCCCTCTTAGCAGAGCAGAGAATGACGTGAATCTTACCAACCGTGCAGCTTCTTTTTTTCTTTGCCGGCTGCAGCTGCTTCCACTCAAAAACAAGGGATATTGTGTAGCACCTGATCAGGAGAACAAGAAACACAATGATTAAAAGACTAAATCAGCTCTAAATCATTACGTGTCTTCTGGATTAACCAAGCAATCCAAAATTTGCATGTAGCCGTCGAGCCCCCAGGCCACAGACATATATGGTATATCACTGAAAAATGTCATTACTTTTTAGCAGTGGAAGTCGGGCGTCAATGTAGTTTATGTTTTTTTCTATACGGATGCTTCATTTCTTATAcattaatttttgaagaaataatAGTAATATATTTCTTGACATTTCCTAGCTGGAAGAGGTACCTATGCTTTGGTCTCGGGCGAGTTCACAGTCTAGCATGTTCAACTGGAGGAAGGTAACTAAATTGTGCTATCAATTCTTGTTTTTGTTACCCtaaaaattttatttttattggcTTGTCGACAATGTCCTTGATTATGTATGTGTAGCAGAGCAAATTATGCTCTAAAGTAGGTAGAGGCCGGGTTAGGTTAATGATGAAAAATGAATATTAAAAAAAAATAGAGGTCGACCAGTGAGCAATACCCTCTCTATGCTTTTACTGTTTTATAAAACATGTAGCCATATATAACACTCACAGCCTTACACCTTGTAATGTTGCCTCCCGGTTAATTTCCGCTTCGCAGACATGCACAGGACTATGTTGCTAGCTTGTAATATTCCTTGTGTTCGCGTGTTACTTAACCTCCTCTATTGCATAATTTATACATGCTCGTCTTTTAGATGCTTGAGGGTGAGCTTCAACAGCATGGCTACAAGTGTTGAATTTTGTCTTGTGATGACCTCTTTATGTATGGACCATATACTAAATTTACGACTTCACAGATGCTTGTTCACATGTGTAACTATTTTTTCTGTAGGATATTCATCGGACATGAGCATGGACTGGTACTGGTAGATATTGGTCTGCAACAGCTTTGAAATTAAATGGAGAGGCATCAAGCCGCTGGTATGGACAGCAGCAACAAACAAGAGAGGTAAAGATGGTTCTTTAATTCCCTGAATTTAGAACTACCTCCGTTCCGATATACTTGTCGCTCAAAcgatgtatctagatacatctaCCGAAAAAGGCTcacgccccgctttatagataaagccaatGCCAAAGCCAACATCCACAAGGTTCACACCACCaaggttcacacacacacacagtccaGGAACAAACAAGCATCAAGGGTtagtgctgagggcacagctcaacaagcccaacacacacacaaaaagcggCACACACGCCGGGAGAGAGACGCCTCTAGTCGGGCTCCGGGGGAGGCGGCGGGAGCGGCGGAGCCAGGCGGAAGGCCAACGAACGAAGGTCGGAGAGGAGTCTGTCGATGGCATCCCGGTCcggagggcggctaagcggccgccagagctgcaagtaaccacacatTTTGAAGATGGAGTCAGTCGCACGTCGAAGAGGCACCTTCTGAATGACAAGCTTATTGCGAACCGTCCACAACGTCCAAGCCAGCACCCCAACGCACAGCCATCTAATATGTCTGTAGCGTGGATGGGAGGCCTGGATTTCCGCAAGCAAGTCGGGGAAGTTGTTATTACACCACTGTCCCCCAACCGTTTCGCGAAAACACGCCCATAGGAACTGTGCCGTGCAacaggagaagaagatgtgattgGCATCCTCCGCCGTGTCACATAGGGGGCACATCCCATCCCCAGGCCCATGGCGCTTGAGGACCTCCACGCCGGACGGGAGGCGgccgcggatccattgccacaaGAAGATCCGGATCTTAAGTGGGAGGCGGATGTCCCAGATAAGGCCGAAAGGCTCCGGGGCAACTGATGGGGCAATAGCCGCGTAAAGGGACTTGGTGGAGAAGCGGCCTGAGGAATCCAGACGCCAGGAGATGGCATCCGGAGAGTCAGCCACGTCCATAGGCAACAGGGCGATGTCCTGGAGGAGGACATCCCAAGCAGCCACCTCGGCAGGGCCAAAAGGACGACGAaacgcgaggcgccctaagtcaataagggccgcctCGACCGAGACCCGAGGGTCAACTACAATGTCGAAGAGGATGGGGAAccgggcggccaggggggagtcccctAGCCAACTATCAAGCCAAAACAAGGTCGAGGCGCCAGAGCCCACCGAGATGGAGGTGCCTATCCTCAGGACTGGAAGCAGCTGGACGACTGCCTGCCAAAACTGGGAACCGCCCGAGCGCTGGCAGAACGCCAGAGGCTGGCCACGCAGGTACTTGTTCCGGATGATAGTCAACCAAAGGCCTCCCTCCCCATTGGCAATGCGCCATAGCCAGCGGGTGAGGAGGGCGATGTTCATGCGCCGAGAGGACAAAATCCCAAGGCCACCCTGGTCTTTGGGTTTGCAGATGTCTGGCCAGCTGACCATGTGATATTTCTGTCTGCCTGCCTCGCCAGCCCAGAAAAATCTGGCCTGGTACTTGGCGATCTCCTGATGAAGGGTTTCATGAAGGCTGTAAAAGCTCATGAGGAACCACAGAAGGCTGGCAAGCGACGAGTTGATAAGGATCACACGTGCCGCCTTCGACAGCCAGCGCCCTTTCCAGGGCTCAACTCGGTGCTGCATACGGGTCACCGTGGGGCGGAGGTCCGCCACGGTGAGGCGCGAGTCGctaatggggatccccagataGGTCGTGGGAAAAGATCCCAGCCGGCAGTTAAGCCGATCGGCAATGGACTGAGCGTCCTCATCGGGGTAGCCGAGCACCATCACTTCGCTCTTGTCAAAGTTGATGGTCAGGCCCGACATTTGCTGGAAGCACAGAAGGAGGAACTTCAGGTTGGAAATCTCGAGGGCGGATCCCTCCGTCATAATAATGGTGTCATCCGCGTATTGGAGAAGGGTCACCCCTCCCCCTCCAACAAGGTGCGGGACCAAGCCTCGAATATGCCCCGCAGCCGTGGCCTTAACTAGGATGGCGGCCAGGGCATCGACAACCATGTTGAACAAGAACGGCGAGAAGGGGTCCCCCTGCCGAACCCCACAAAGGGTAGGGAAGAAGGGTCCAATCTCGCCGTTGATGTTCACCGCAGTCCGGCCGCAGGAGACGAGCTGCATGACGCGGGTCACCCACCGATCGTCAAAGCCCTTGCGAAGCAGGACTTCCCTCAGGAACGGCCAGTGGACCGTGTCATAGGCTTTGTGGAAGTCCAGCTTAAGGAAGACCGCCCTGTGGCGCTTCAGACGAACCTCGTGGAGCACTTCGTGGAACACCAACACCCCATCCAGGATAAATCGGCCTTGAATGAAGGCGGATTGGTTCGGGTGGGTAATAGTGTCCGCAaggagggtcaccctattggcgtaccccttcGCCAGAATCCTAAAGATCACATTAATAACTGTGATGGGGCGGAACTGGCGGATATCGGCGGCACCCgggaccttggggatgagggtcACCACACCATAGTTAAGGCGCCCCAAATCCATGGTACCAGAGTAGAATTCCTCAAAGAGAGCCATGACCTCATGCTTGATGGTAGGCCAGAACGTCTTGAAGAAAGCTACAGGTAGACCATCAGGTCCCGGGGCCGAGGAGGGGTTCATCCCCCTAATGGCAGCGAGGACCTCGTCCTCACTGAAAGGAGCAACCAAGGCCGCATTGGCTGCAGCCGAGACTCCAAGCGCCCCCGACCAAATGTCGGGGGCAAGGCTAGCCCCACCACGCGGGGTGGGGGTAAATAAGGCCCTATAGAAGCCATCCACATGGAGGCGGATGGCCGCGGGCTGCACTAACTGCGCATCTCCATCCCACAGCCAGTGGATGGAGTTGCGACGGCGCCGGCCGTTCGCAACCGCCTGGAAGTAGGCGGTGTTTGCGTCGCCCTGAAGCACCCATCTCTGGGTGCCCCGTAGGCGCCAGTAGGCCTCCTCGTCCGTGTAGATGAGGGATAGCTGGTCCTCTAGGTCGTAGCGCAGCAGCCACTCATCCGAGGAGAGCCCGGTCGAGTCCGCGCGCGCATCCAAGGCTTGAATCGCCACAAGGATGGAATTCTTGCGCTCTCTCAGGTCCCGGCCAAGATTAGCCCCCCAACCCTTCATGAACTGGCGGGCTAACTTGGCACAAAAGTGCCAAGTATCGACCGCGGACATGGCGCGATGGGGTGCCGACCTGGCGAAGATCCAGCGGGCGACGACGGCCTCCCGGAAGCCCGCCTGGTTGAGCCAGAAGCTCTCGAACCGGAACCGCGGCGGGGAGGGAGGGCGCTCGTCAACCGTGGAGAGGAGAAGGGGGACATGGTCGGAACCAATCCGGGTGACCGCCCGGAGCGATGCCAGGGGGCATCGCAATTCCCACTCCGGGGAAACTAGGACACGATCCAGCACGGATTGTGTCGGAATAGTTTGCCGGTTGGTCCAAGTAAATCTGGCACCAGTCCGGTCAAGCTCACGGAGCCCCAGCTCCGCGATCCAATCGTTGAA is a window encoding:
- the LOC123043023 gene encoding cysteine-rich receptor-like protein kinase 28 isoform X3, whose product is MRLLKLDVECRHMFSIFVSFNLNWIEISMGDIDSLRNTLVNILLDPTVEAKQLPLSLFENITDNFSDERVVGRGGFGTVYKGFLPNDRVVAVKRLKINRRVVDDKSFYAEVASMKMLRNKNVVRLLGYCIHMEEKEILYDGEKIVAEKRERLLCMEFVPHGPVKKGGPPGGAEWPDRHQIIKGICNGLDYIHSKGFIHLDLKPDNILLDKGMVPKIADFGISRFFDDENTSSTLSFVGTRGYTAPEYIDDGLVSNKADIYSLGTVIFELLTDFKGPKLYQKAQEDNESFVQQELEKWTEALRRTHQGCALEFATKEVETCLRIALNCKDHNRHRRRTAKQISQILDLTLDPYILDPDKPEEAVHVENFSSLQDMDLHPSQPWILLSLLSGYIVMLNYDTKVTLAPFKLSDKPVHSAKFVEGNRDWNIVAGDDHGVLYVCNFDWIEEGLVKVKTVVASEGKGIISLAVNPSQRYVLLSTGSTIMIRNTEDWTCMYEGPSYFRTVTHASFNTDKDESFGVGFCDGSVKLWSHDPLTASAGNQEPYVVVRGHSEQVCSVDYFIGNSEGLHSPARFLVTGSMDKTAKVWKYDDKPKDYLGVASVTEPEATLKHAGGVTATCYVPELKIILSGTDNGVVTVWCAVTYSFFFSLPAAAASTQKQGILCST
- the LOC123043023 gene encoding rhodopsin kinase GRK7 isoform X4 — encoded protein: MGDIDSLRNTLVNILLDPTVEAKQLPLSLFENITDNFSDERVVGRGGFGTVYKGFLPNDRVVAVKRLKINRRVVDDKSFYAEVASMKMLRNKNVVRLLGYCIHMEEKEILYDGEKIVAEKRERLLCMEFVPHGPVKKGGPPGGAEWPDRHQIIKGICNGLDYIHSKGFIHLDLKPDNILLDKGMVPKIADFGISRFFDDENTSSTLSFVGTRGYTAPEYIDDGLVSNKADIYSLGTVIFELLTDFKGPKLYQKAQEDNESFVQQELEKWTEALRRTHQGCALEFATKEVETCLRIALNCKDHNRHRRRTAKQISQILDLTLDPYILDPDKPEEAVHVENFSSLQDMDLHPSQPWILLSLLSGYIVMLNYDTKVTLAPFKLSDKPVHSAKFVEGNRDWNIVAGDDHGVLYVCNFDWIEEGLVKVKTVVASEGKGIISLAVNPSQRYVLLSTGSTIMIRNTEDWTCMYEGPSYFRTVTHASFNTDKDESFGVGFCDGSVKLWSHDPLTASAGNQEPYVVVRGHSEQVCSVDYFIGNSEGLHSPARFLVTGSMDKTAKVWKYDDKPKDYLGVASVTEPEATLKHAGGVTATCYVPELKIILSGTDNGVVTVWCAVTYSWKRYLCFGLGRVHSLACSTGGRIFIGHEHGLVLVDIGLQQL
- the LOC123043023 gene encoding cysteine-rich receptor-like protein kinase 28 isoform X1, with protein sequence MRLLKLDVECRHMFSIFVSFNLNWIEISMGDIDSLRNTLVNILLDPTVEAKQLPLSLFENITDNFSDERVVGRGGFGTVYKGFLPNDRVVAVKRLKINRRVVDDKSFYAEVASMKMLRNKNVVRLLGYCIHMEEKEILYDGEKIVAEKRERLLCMEFVPHGPVKKGGPPGGAEWPDRHQIIKGICNGLDYIHSKGFIHLDLKPDNILLDKGMVPKIADFGISRFFDDENTSSTLSFVGTRGYTAPEYIDDGLVSNKADIYSLGTVIFELLTDFKGPKLYQKAQEDNESFVQQELEKWTEALRRTHQGCALEFATKEVETCLRIALNCKDHNRHRRRTAKQISQILDLTLDPYILDPDKPEEAVHVENFSSLQDMDLHPSQPWILLSLLSGYIVMLNYDTKVTLAPFKLSDKPVHSAKFVEGNRDWNIVAGDDHGVLYVCNFDWIEEGLVKVKTVVASEGKGIISLAVNPSQRYVLLSTGSTIMIRNTEDWTCMYEGPSYFRTVTHASFNTDKDESFGVGFCDGSVKLWSHDPLTASAGNQEPYVVVRGHSEQVCSVDYFIGNSEGLHSPARFLVTGSMDKTAKVWKYDDKPKDYLGVASVTEPEATLKHAGGVTATCYVPELKIILSGTDNGVVTVWCAVTYSWKRYLCFGLGRVHSLACSTGGRIFIGHEHGLVLVDIGLQQL
- the LOC123043023 gene encoding probable LRR receptor-like serine/threonine-protein kinase At1g53420 isoform X2 produces the protein MRLLKLDVECRHMFSIFVSFNLNWIEISMGDIDSLRNTLVNILLDPTVEAKQLPLSLFENITDNFSDERVVGRGGFGTVYKGFLPNDRVVAVKRLKINRRVVDDKSFYAEVASMKMLRNKNVVRLLGYCIHMEEKEILYDGEKIVAEKRERLLCMEFVPHGPVKKGGPPGGAEWPDRHQIIKGICNGLDYIHSKGFIHLDLKPDNILLDKGMVPKIADFGISRFFDDENTSSTLSFVGTRGYTAPEYIDDGLVSNKADIYSLGTVIFELLTDFKGPKLYQKAQEDNESFVQQELEKWTEALRRTHQGCALEFATKEVETCLRIALNCKDHNRHRRRTAKQISQILDLEAVHVENFSSLQDMDLHPSQPWILLSLLSGYIVMLNYDTKVTLAPFKLSDKPVHSAKFVEGNRDWNIVAGDDHGVLYVCNFDWIEEGLVKVKTVVASEGKGIISLAVNPSQRYVLLSTGSTIMIRNTEDWTCMYEGPSYFRTVTHASFNTDKDESFGVGFCDGSVKLWSHDPLTASAGNQEPYVVVRGHSEQVCSVDYFIGNSEGLHSPARFLVTGSMDKTAKVWKYDDKPKDYLGVASVTEPEATLKHAGGVTATCYVPELKIILSGTDNGVVTVWCAVTYSWKRYLCFGLGRVHSLACSTGGRIFIGHEHGLVLVDIGLQQL